The Branchiostoma floridae strain S238N-H82 chromosome 8, Bfl_VNyyK, whole genome shotgun sequence genome has a segment encoding these proteins:
- the LOC118421988 gene encoding tyrosine-protein kinase receptor Tie-1-like: MTRTDEEETHSKEALLRETCIMLLCGNHDNIIGLKGICFRDGPLQLVLEYAEQGCLLHLLWTLRAESKLNRTVLVNKRHIFENMMVEVCCGLEHLASMKLVHRDIAARNILICGKGTAKIADFGLARDMYAVGYHRQDGRNDLLPLKWMAPEGLKNEARFTHKSDVWSFGVLLWEVAQLGRMPYSGIETAESLYDALQNHFRLPKPQMCTYQRYDLMKQCWKFNEKNRPEATSIREQLEADPNGFFYFNQAPCFNAPVAAVGAPITVV, translated from the exons ATGACAAGAACAG ATGAAGAAGAGACCCACTCTAAGGAAGCCCTTCTGAGGGAAACCTGCATTATGTTGTTGTgtggtaaccatgacaacatcATCGGGCTGAAAGGCATCTGTTTTAGAGATG GACCACTTCAACTGGTGCTGGAATACGCAGAGCAAGGATGCCTCCTGCACCTGCTGTGGACGTTACGTGCGGAGTCCAAACTCAACAGGACCGTTCTGGTCAACAAACGGCACATCTTCGAGAACATGATGGTGGAAGTGTGCTGCGGTCTGGAGCATCTGGCAAGcatgaag CTTGTTCACCGAGACATCGCTGCCCGGAACATCCTGATCTGTGGGAAGGGAACCGCCAAGATCGCGGACTTCGGGCTGGCCCGGGACATGTACGCTGTGGGGTACCATCGGCAGGACGGT CGTAACGACCTCCtgccgctgaagtggatggctcCGGAGGGCCTGAAGAACGAGGCTAGGTTCACCCACAAGAGTGACGT CTGGTCTTTCGGGGTTCTGCTGTGGGAAGTGGCGCAGCTGGGCCGCATGCCTTACTCTGGAATAGAGACTGCAGAAAGTCTGTACGATGCTTTGCAGAACCACTTCAGACTCCCCAAGCCCCAGATGTGCACATACCAAAG GTATGACCTGATGAAGCAGTGCTGGAAGTTTAACGAGAAGAACAGGCCAGAGGCAACATCAATCAGAGAGCAACTGGAGGCAGACCCCAAT GGCTTCTTCTACTTCAACCAAGCTCCTTGCTTCAATGCTCCTGTCGCAGCGGTCGGGGCACCGATCACCGTGGTGTGA
- the LOC118420639 gene encoding galactose-3-O-sulfotransferase 2-like, which translates to MVMAREFIFLALFLTCVTTYMSISFPRGWKDTEISVKPAFANLYAAKRSKFKSLMQTGYLPSTQNSVMTSVPTSLPTCGRPVTNFVFIKVHKTASGSTFRVLARFGRNHGMTICYPALRRKARHIQLSYPSGKLTKDDCRPSPGRKYSLIIHHSVMNKPAMDRVMEPGTKYIGIFREPLNHFRSIFFWKSRVARRIENPLGAFLNTTHDRKKTYSKHKNFQAYTMGFPKRLMTSKNESQIYEEIRTVAGWYSVVLITEYWEESLVLLRRKFCWRLYDILHTTQKLHALHTKKEHVSLTTEQEETHRKMSNIDYMMYDYLNKTFWQRVTNEGPEFWEEVTYYKTLNGEVNKHCNSVGGKRVFPAGKWSQEFVIDSPFCKELKWKEDRWADACWDVVERQNEETKQILKKLSGVK; encoded by the exons ATGGTCATGGCACGAGAGTTCATATTTCTCGCACTTTTCCTGACTTGTGTAACAACATACATGTCCATCAGTTTTCCACGGGGATGGAAAGACACGGAGATCTCAGTAAAACCGGCATTTGCTAATCTCTATGCCgccaaaag gtcaaagttcaagagCCTGATGCAGACAGGATACCTTCCCTCAACACAGAACAGTGTAATGACGTCGGTTCCAACAAGCCTTCCTACCTGTGGCCGTCCTGTCACCAATTTTGTATTCATCAag GTTCATAAGACAGCTTCTGGCTCCACGTTTAGGGTACTGGCGAGGTTCGGCCGGAACCACGGGATGACCATCTGCTATCCCGCGCTCCGTAGGAAGGCTAGACACATTCAGCTATCATACCCAAG TGGAAAACTGACAAAGGACGACTGTAGACCGTCCCCTGGAAGAAAATACAGCCTCATCATACACCATTCAGTCATGAACAAGCCAGCCATGGACCGAGTCATGGAGCCCGGCACCAAGTATATCGGCATCTTTCGGGAGCCTCTCAATCATTTCCGGTCAATCTTCTTTTGGAAGAGTAGAGTTGCCCGGCGTATTGAAAATCCACTCGGAGCGTTTCTTAATACAACTCACGACCGGAAGAAAACATATTCGAAACACAAAAATTTTCAAGCGTACACCATGGGGTTCCCGAAAAGGCTGATGACCAGCAAAAATGAAAGCCAAATATATGAAGAAATTAG GACCGTTGCGGGTTGGTACTCGGTGGTCCTGATAACAGAGTACTGGGAGGAGTCCTTAGTTCTTCTGAGAAGGAAGTTTTGCTGGAGACTTTACGACATTctacacacaacacaaaagcTGCATGCTCTTCATACTAAGAAAGAACACGTCTCTCTAACTACAGAACAGGAAGAAACTCACAGGAAAATGAGCAATATCGATTATATGATGTACGACTACTTGAATAAGACATTTTGGCAACGTGTAACAAATGAGGGACCGGAGTTTTGGGAAGAGGTCACATATTACAAGACCCTGAATGGTGAGGTGAACAAACATTGTAACTCAGTAGGTGGTAAAAGAGTCTTTCCTGCTGGTAAATGGAGTCAGGAATTTGTGATTGATTCGCCCTTCTGTAAAGAACTGAAATGGAAGGAAGACCGATGGGCGGACGCTTGTTGGGATGTGGTTGAGAGACAAAACGAAGAGACGAAACAGATCTTGAAGAAACTCAGCGGTGTTAAGTGA